A genomic window from Betta splendens chromosome 24, fBetSpl5.4, whole genome shotgun sequence includes:
- the LOC114849245 gene encoding uncharacterized protein LOC114849245 isoform X2 yields the protein MQTGGVLLHRNIVYLSVLTISPAPPDADPKSDGNVTLLCTLFRSSTSGLCEQNSFRWLDETGAELQELRQTNCVSALSVKRQRGPNRRFRCQYVEDQSVRIEVHYPPVSTEPDAEKIYIGSGVGVGLVVLLILTAVLIKRRKKAKVTEDLHQPADALEAQSGVTYCTVSHHKAEVAQRQAKDHDAVTYSEIRAATADTNDDATHLYSCVIKTQ from the exons ATGCAGACAGGGGGAGTACTCTTACACAGAAACATTGTGTATTTAAGTGTTCTGACGA tctctccagctccaccagacGCTGATCCAAAGAGTGATGGAAACGTCACATTGCTCTGCACTCTGTTCAGAAGCAGCACTTCGGGTCTGTGTGAACAGAACAGCTTCCGCTGGCTGGATGagactggagctgagctgcaggaactgAGACAGACTaactgtgtctctgctctgagtGTGAAACGCCAGCGTGGTCCCAACCGGAGGTTCAGGTGTCAGTACGTGGAGGACCAAAGCGTGAGGATAGAGGTCCACTACCCACCAGTGTCCACAG AACCAGATGCAGAGAAGATCTACATCGGCAGCGGTGTAGGTGTCGGACTCGTGGTGCTGCTCATCCTCACGGCTGTTCTCATCAAACGCAGGAAAAAGGCTAAAGTGACGGAGG ATCTGCATCAACCAGCTGACGCCTTG GAGGCGCAGAGCGGCGTGACCTACTGCACCGTCAGCCACCACAAAGCAGAGGTCGCTCAAAGGCAG GCCAAAGACCACGACGCGGTGACGTATTCTGAGATCAGGGCCGCGACCGCAGACACCAACGACGATGCCACACACCTGTACAGCTGCGTCATCAAAACCCAGTGA
- the LOC114849794 gene encoding feline leukemia virus subgroup C receptor-related protein 1-like, translating into MVAGELVQEHLRADPGAPDDITVDRKPPEPHAAVERYADATRGATHAAGRTDARRAPERREEVPPDEGDAMLPHGGAERLQTRLYRRRFAVLAVFSLYSLVNAFQWIQYSIITNVFTRYYGVSSDKIDWLSIVYMVAYVPLILPATWLLDRKGLRLTALLGSGLNCAGAWLKCGSVSPALFGVTVAAQVVCSVAQVFILGLPSRLASVWFGPREVSTACATAVLGNQLGTAIGFLLPPVLVPTRPDHDPDPDLTGRNISVMFYGTAAVSTALFVLSVVVIRDRPPLPPSQAQAVLPDGPPDHYSYKQSISNLIRNKAFVLLLISYGIMTGSFYSVSTLLNQMIMACYENEGLNAGRIGLTLVVAGMVGSILCGLWLDHTKTYKMTTLLVYSLSLVGMLVFTFTLDLNNIYLVFFTAAVLGFFMTGYLPLGFEFGVEITYPESEGTSSGLLNAFAQIFGIIFTLIQGKLTTAYSPLAGNLFLCAWMLLGTLLTALIKSELKRHNVNVGTDRKHLKALPSERPEDRLSETKTNGVKLEPSLSFCRETSL; encoded by the exons ATGGTCGCCGGGGAACTGGTGCAGGAGCATCTGCGTGCGGATCCCGGCGCCCCTGACGACATCACGGTCGACAGGAAGCCTCCGGAGCCGCACGCCGCCGTCGAGCGTTACGCGGATGCGACACGCGGCGCGACGCACGCGGCCGGTCGGACGGACGCGCGTCGGGCGCCGGAGCGACGCGAGGAGGTTCCGCCGGATGAAGGAGACGCGATGCTGCCGCACGGAGGAGCCGAGAGGCTGCAGACCAGGCTGTACCGGCGCCGGTTCGCCGTTCTGGCCGTCTTCAGCCTGTACTCGCTGGTCAACGCCTTCCAGTGGATCCAGTACAGCATCATCACCAACGTGTTCACGCGCTACTACGGCGTGAGCAGCGACAAGATCGACTGGCTCTCCATCGTCTACATGGTCGCCTACGTGCCGCTCATCCTCCCcgccacctggctgctggaccgGAAGGGTCTGCGCCTCACGGCCCTGCTGGGCTCCGGCCTCAACTGCGCAGGTGCGTGGCTCAAGTGCGGCAGCGTGAGCCCCGCGCTGTTCGGCGTCACCGTGGCCGCGCAGGTCGTCTGCTCCGTGGCGCAGGTCTTCATCCTCGGCCTCCCGTCGCGCCTCGCCTCCGTGTGGTTCGGACCGCGGGAGGTTTCCACGGCGTGCGCCACGGCCGTGCTCGGGAACCAG CTGGGAACAGCCATCGGCTTCCTGCTGCCCCCGGTTCTGGTGCCCACCAGGCCCGACCACGACCCGGACCCCGACCTGACGGGTCGGAACATCAGCGTCATGTTCTACGGCaccgccgccgtctccacggCGCTCTTCGTCCTGTCCGTCGTAG TGATACGGGAccgccctcctctgcctcccagtcAGGCCCAGGCGGTTCTGCCCGACGGACCTCCGGACCACTACTCCTACAAACAGTCCATCTCCAACCTGATCAGGAATAAAGCCTtcgtgctgctgctcatcagctaCG gcatcATGACCGGCTCCTTCTACTCCGTGTCCACGCTCCTCAACCAGATGATCATGGCCTGTTATGAG aacgAGGGGCTGAACGCTGGGAGGATCGGTTTGACGCTGGTCGTTGCTGGGATGGTGGGTTCCATCCTCTGTGGCCTGTGGCTGGACCACACCAAGACGTACAA GATGACCACTCTGCTCGTCTACAGCCTGTCGCTCGTTGGCATGTTGGTCTTCACCTTCACTCTGGACCTCAACAACATCTACCTGGTGTTCTTCACTGCTGCAGTGCTGGG GTTCTTCATGACCGGCTACCTGCCGCTGGGCTTCGAGTTCGGGGTGGAGATCACCTACCCGGAGTCTGAGGGGACGTCGTCGGGGCTCCTCAACGCCTTCGCTCAG ATCTTCGGCATCATCTTCACCCTGATTCAGGGCAAACTGACCACGGCCTACAGCCCGCTGGCCGGGAACCTCTTCCTCTGCGCGTGGATGCTCCTGGGGACGCTGCTCACCG CTTTAATCAAGTCGGAGCTGAAACGGCACAACGTCAACGTGGGGACGGACAGGAAGCACCTGAAAGCT CTTCCCAGCGAGCGTCCTGAGGACCGTCTGTCAGAGACAAAGACCAACGGAGTCAAGCTGGAGCCTTCACTCAGCTTCTGTCGTGAAACCTCATTGTGA
- the LOC114849796 gene encoding basic leucine zipper transcriptional factor ATF-like 3 isoform X2, giving the protein MSDCDFLCTFHQSISKSELLCEGCGGSEDEGKRLQRREKNRVAAQKSRKRQTQRADLLHQTCELLEQRNRKLRSEVDSLSEEQRLLTEALRAHEPFCPIMHCSFASSTSCRLQQEDTLSRSVRGREPL; this is encoded by the exons ATGTCAGACTGTGATTTCCTCTGCACATTCCATCAAAGTATCAGCAAGTcggagctgctctgtgaaggATGTGGG gGATCAGAGGATGAAGGcaagaggctgcagaggagggagaagaacaGAGTTGCAGCTCAGAAGAGTCGAAAGAGACAAACTCAGAGAGCCGACCTGCTGCATCAG acgtgtgagctgctggagcagaggaacaggaagctgaggagtGAG GTGGACTCTCTGTCAGAGGAGCAGCGTCTGCTCACAGAAGCGCTCAGAGCCCACGAGCCCTTTTGTCCCATCATGCACTGCTCGttcgcctcctccacctcctgcaggctgcagcaggaggacacgCTCTCCCGTTCCGTCCGAGGCAGGGAGCCGCTGTGA
- the LOC114849796 gene encoding basic leucine zipper transcriptional factor ATF-like 3 isoform X1 produces MSDCDFLCTFHQSISKSELLCEGCGGSEDEGKRLQRREKNRVAAQKSRKRQTQRADLLHQTCELLEQRNRKLRSEVPYSLLLKPQHRLHKYLSDITSKAECILITLSLCLWTRWTLCQRSSVCSQKRSEPTSPFVPSCTARSPPPPPAGCSRRTRSPVPSEAGSRCDWVRWAPPAARGRC; encoded by the exons ATGTCAGACTGTGATTTCCTCTGCACATTCCATCAAAGTATCAGCAAGTcggagctgctctgtgaaggATGTGGG gGATCAGAGGATGAAGGcaagaggctgcagaggagggagaagaacaGAGTTGCAGCTCAGAAGAGTCGAAAGAGACAAACTCAGAGAGCCGACCTGCTGCATCAG acgtgtgagctgctggagcagaggaacaggaagctgaggagtGAGGTACCGTACAGTCTGCTCCTTAAACCTCAGCACAGGTTACATAAATATCTGTCAGACATCACAAGTAAAGCTGAGTGTATCCTCATCACGCttagtctgtgtttgtggaccAGGTGGACTCTCTGTCAGAGGAGCAGCGTCTGCTCACAGAAGCGCTCAGAGCCCACGAGCCCTTTTGTCCCATCATGCACTGCTCGttcgcctcctccacctcctgcaggctgcagcaggaggacacgCTCTCCCGTTCCGTCCGAGGCAGGGAGCCGCTGTGACTGGGTGCGTTGGGCTCCACCGGCCGCTAGAGGGCGCTGTTGA
- the atf3 gene encoding cyclic AMP-dependent transcription factor ATF-3, which translates to MMLQHPGPSLADISCSALVPCLSPRALTLDDFTGFSPVVKEELRLAIHAKRLSSGLSADASADASSDGASSGSDRGSGRSASAPGAKRELTHEEHERRKRRRERNKVAAAKCRNKKKEKTESLQKESEKLESVNADLKAQIEELKQQKQQLVYMLNLHRPTCIVRAQNGQTPEDERNLFIQHIKESTLQLHSLTSASSSTSSSTAAPLEPGLLSLDHVQCPGLL; encoded by the exons atgatgctgcagcaccCGGGTCCATCGCTGGCCGACATCAGCTGCTCCGCCCTGGTGCCCTGCCTCTCGCCGCGCGCCCTCACCCTGGACGACTTCACCGGCTTCTCGCCCGTCGtgaaggaggagctgcgtcTGGCCATCCACGCCAAGCGCCTGTCCAGCGGGCTGAGCGCCGACGCCAGCGCCGACGCCAGCTCCGACGGCGCCAGCTCCGGCTCGGaccgcggctccggccgctccgCCTCCGCGCCCGGCGCCAAGAGAGAG CTGACACACGAGGAGcatgaaaggaggaagaggaggagagagaggaacaaagTCGCCGCAGCCAAGTGTCGCaacaagaagaaggagaagacggAGTCTCTGCAGAAG GAGTCGGAGAAGCTGGAGAGCGTCAACGCCGACCTGAAGGCTCAGAtcgaggagctgaagcagcagaagcagcagctggtctACATGCTCAACCTGCACCGGCCCACCTGCATCGTGCGGGCTCAGAACGGCCAGACGCCGGAGGACGAGCGCAACCTCTTCATCCAGCACATCAAGGAGAGCACCTTGCAGCTGCACAGCCTGACCTCCGCCTCGTCCTCGACCTCCTCGTCCACAGCGGCGCCGCTGGAGCCCGGACTGCTGAGCCTGGACCACGTCCAGTGCCCCGGTCTCCTATGA
- the pex3 gene encoding peroxisomal biogenesis factor 3, producing MFSSTWNFIKRHKRKFLFAGAVVGGVYFLGKYAQKKLQEIQEKEATEYIAQARRQFHFESNQRTCNMTVLSMLPSLREAIVNQLNSESLTALLKTKPANKLEIWEDLKIISFTRTVVAVYSTCLLVVLLRVQLNIIGGYLYLDNSVGKNGTNALAPPDVQQQYLSSIQHLLGDGLTELMTVVKTAVQNSLGRVSLKQSLSLLELEQQLSWIRAEVEAGSERPLSWYMLADDENALAEQACGLTENDVMTIKLLNETRDMLDSPDFTTVLNTCLNRGFSRLLDNLAEFFRPPAGDSCLSSAPDSLSAVSLPLAKIIPIINGQINSICSETPSHYVQDLLLNDQVKEFAGIVYETFSAPHELQK from the exons ATGTTTTCGTCCACCTGGAATTTTATCAAACGGCATAAAAGGAAATTTCTTTTCGCCGGAGCCGTAGTTGGAG GAGTTTACTTTCTGGGCAAATATGCGCAGAAGAAGCTCCAGGAGATCCAGGAGAAGGAGGCGACCGAGTACATCGCTCAGGCCAGAAGGCAGTTCCACTTCGAGAGCAACCAGCGGACCTGCAACATGACCG tgctGTCCATGCTCCCGTCCCTGAGAGAAGCCATCGTAAATCAACTGAACTCCGAAAGCCTCACGGCTCTACTGAAAACCAA ACCAGCAAACAAGTTGGAGATCTGGGAGGATTTAAAGATCATCA GTTTCACCCGTACGGTAGTTGCAGTGTACAGCACCTGTTTGCTGGTTGTTCTACTCCGAGTCCAGCTGAACATTATTGGAGGATACCTGTACCTGGACAACTCTGTAGGAAAGAACGGAACG AACGCTCTGGCTCCTCCAGACGTCCAGCAGCAGTACCTGTCCAGTATTCAACATCTGCTTGGAGACG GTTTGACGGAGTTGATGACGGTGGTGAAGACGGCCGTACAGAACTCGCTGGGCAG GGTGTCGCTGAAGCAGAGTCTGTCGCTGCTGGagttggagcagcagctgagctggaTCAGAGCCGAGGTGGAGGCCGGGTCTGAGCGCCCGCTGTCCTGGTACATGTTGGCTGACGACGAGAACGCGCTCGCTGAGCAG GCGTGTGGGCTGACGGAGAACGACGTCATGACCATCAAGCTGTTGAACGAGACCAGAGACATGTTGGACAG CCCGGACTTCACCACGGTGCTGAACACCTGTCTGAACCGGGGGTTCTCCCGTCTCCTTGACAACCTGGCCGAGTTCTTCCGCCCCCCCGCTGGTGACTCCTGCCTCAGCTCTGCACCCGACAG CCTGTCTGCCGTCAGTCTGCCTCTGGCCAAGATCATCCCCATCATCAACGGTCAGATCAACTCCATCTGCAGTGAAACTCCCAGCCACTACGTTCAG GACCTGCTGCTCAACGACCAGGTGAAGGAGTTTGCAGGTATCGTGTACGAGACCTTCAGCGCACCACACGAGCTGCAGAAGTAA